CGAGCTGTCCGAGCGCTACATCACCGGGCACTGCCTGCCGGACAAGGCCATCGACGTGATCGACGAGGCCGGCGCGCGGGTGCGGCTGAAGGGCATGACCCGGCCGCCGGACCTCAAGGACCTCGACGAGAAGATCGAGAAGCTGAACCAGGAAAAAGAAGCCGCGGTCATGGACCAGGACTTCGAGCGGGCCGCGAGCCTGCGCGACCAGTCCGAGAAGCTCCGCAAGGAGAAAGAGACCCAGCACAAGCAGTGGCGCGAGAAGGCCAAGGAAACCGACGGCGTGGTGGACGAGGAGGTCATCGCTGAGGTGGTCAGCAAGATGACCGGCGTGCCGCTCCGCAAGGTCGGCGAGGACGAAACGCGGCGCCTCCTCAACATGGAGGCCGAGCTGCACAACACCGTCATCAGCCAGAACGAGGCGATCCACTCCATCGCGAAGGCCGTGCGCAAGAGCCGGTCCGGGATGAAGGACCCGAAGCGCCCCATCGGGAGCTTCATCTTCGCCGGGCCGACCGGGGTGGGCAAGACGCTGCTCGCCAAGCAGCTCGCCAAGTTCATGTTCGGCGACGAAAACAACATCGTGCAGCTCGACATGTCCGAGTACATGGAGAAGCACAACGTGTCACGGCTGGTGGGCGCCCCGCCCGGATACATCGGGTACGAAGAGGGCGGCCAGCTCACCGAGAAGATCCGCCGCAAGCCGTACTCCGTGGTGCTCCTCGACGAGATCGAGAAGGCCCACCCGGACGTGTGGAACATGCTCCTCCAGATCATGGAAGAGGGCCGGCTGACCGACAACGTGGGCCGCGTGGTGGACTTCAAGAACACCATGCTCATCATGACCACGAACATCGGGGCCGAGACGATCGTCGCCCTGGACGACATGACCTCGGTGCTCATTAAAGGCATCCGCAAGGACAGCGAGGCCAGCTACCAGGACATGCAGAAGAAGCTCAAGGGGCGGATGGAGAAGGAGTTCCGGCCCGAGTTCCTGAACCGCCTCGACGAGATCATCGTGTTCCGGGCGCTCGGCCGCGACGACCTGAAGGCGATCGTGAACATGGAGCTGTCCAAGGTGGCCAAGCGGCTGTCCGAGAAAGGCATCCAGTTGACCGTGACGGACGAGGCCAAGGACTACCTGATCGACAAGGGGTCCAGCACCGAGTACGGCGCGCGTCCGCTCCGCCGGGCCATCGAGCAGCACCTCGAAGACATGCTCGCCGAGGAACTGCTCAAGGGCACGTTCCAGGGATCGGACACACTGACCGTGAAGATCGTGGAGGAGAACGGCGAGAAGAAGCTCGGCTTCGACGCCCACTCGTCCGCCCCGGTCGTCGCCACCGGCCCGTCGTCCTAACTGCGACGGGTCAATAACAGAAGAGGGCCACGCGCTTGCGGCGCGTGGCCCTCTTCTGTTATTGGTAGAGCATGTCGTCAATCACCAACGCGCCCCCGCCGGCGGTCCACTACCCCGACTCCGACGGTCAGCCGATGGCCGATAACACCTTGCAGTTCGAGTGGATCGTCACGCTCCAGGGGAATATCGACCTGATGTTCCGCGACCGGGCGGACGTGTTCGTCGCGGGCGACCACCTCATTTACCCGGTCGAGGGCACCGCGGACGTCCGCCAAGCGCCGGACGTGTACGTCGCGTTCGGGCGCCCCAAGGGGCACCGGGGCAGTTACAAGGTGTTCGAGGAGGACCACGTCTTCCCGCAAGTGATCTTCGAGGTGTGGTCACCGGGCAACCGCTTTAGCCAGATGGAAGACAAACGGGACTTCTACGAGCGGTACGGCGCAGAAGAGTACTACATCGTGTACCCGGAGTTCCCGGCGCACATCGACGGTTGGCAGCGCAAGGAAGAGCAATTCGAGCGAATCGCGGACGTGAACGGGTACACTAGTCCGCGTCTCGGCATCCGCTTCGAGCTGCAGCGCGGAAACATCGCGGTGTACCACCCGGACGGCCGTCGGTTCCTGAGCTACGTCGAACTCGGCGCACTCCAGCACGAAACGCAAGTACGAGCACAAGCAGCGGAGCAGAACGCCGAGCAAGAACGACAGCGCGCTGAACAGGAGCGGCAGAAGGCCGAGCGACTCGCCGCCCGGCTCCGCGAACTCGGAATCGATCCCGACACCTTGTGAGGGCTGAAAATCACCTCACCCGGTAAACGGTATACGCCGAGTCGGAGTGGGTCTCTTCCAGATACGCGGCCACAAGTGGCTTCGCGCGCGGCCAGACGATGTGCGTGACCCCTTCCGCCTTCAACTGCTCGTGCCGACCGGGAGTGCTCCAGGCGCCTTCCGCCGCGAGCGCGGACGCGAACTTTATTCGGCGCTCCCACTCCTCCACTTCCACCGCGGCATACGGCACCGACTTGAAATCGACGTACAAACACGCGCCGGTCGCGAGCCGGAACCGCTGGAGGTCAACGGGCACCTGGTTCGTCCCCTCTTTCGCACGCGGAGGCGGTGCGAACGTGTTCGATACGGCCCCGCGCCCGGCGCCCACCTTCGGAAAATCGGTCGGGATCAGGTACACGTCAGCCGGTCCAGCGGTTGCGCGCACGAAGTCGTACAGCTCGTGCTCATCGGCCCCGCGGTAACCGAGCCCATCCAACGTCACAATCACTCCGCTCACGACCAGTGCCGCCAGCCCTGCGAACGCAATTTGGGCGGCTCGTGTTCCCGGAATGAAACACG
This region of Gemmata massiliana genomic DNA includes:
- a CDS encoding ATP-dependent Clp protease ATP-binding subunit; translation: MYERFTDRARKVMQLANQEAQRFNHEYIGTEHVLLGLVKEGSGVAANVLKNLDIDLRKIRLEVEKIVQHGPGGEQVVMGRLPHTPRAKKVIEYSIEEARNLNHNYVGTEHLLLGLLREQEGVAAQVLMNLGLKLEDVREEVLNLLGHNMPNESEGGGTGSGGNERGSSERTGRNKSKTPALDSFGRDLTELARQGKLDPVIGRTAEIERVIQILSRRQKNNPVLLGEAGVGKTAIVEGLAQLVVDQNVPEILRDKRIVVLDLAMMVAGTKYRGQFEERIKAVMNEVRRAKNTMLFIDELHTLVGAGGAEGAIDASNVLKPALARGEIQCIGATTLDEYRKYIEKDAALARRFQAIIVNPPSMAETVEILKGLRDRYEAHHRVQITDAALKHAVELSERYITGHCLPDKAIDVIDEAGARVRLKGMTRPPDLKDLDEKIEKLNQEKEAAVMDQDFERAASLRDQSEKLRKEKETQHKQWREKAKETDGVVDEEVIAEVVSKMTGVPLRKVGEDETRRLLNMEAELHNTVISQNEAIHSIAKAVRKSRSGMKDPKRPIGSFIFAGPTGVGKTLLAKQLAKFMFGDENNIVQLDMSEYMEKHNVSRLVGAPPGYIGYEEGGQLTEKIRRKPYSVVLLDEIEKAHPDVWNMLLQIMEEGRLTDNVGRVVDFKNTMLIMTTNIGAETIVALDDMTSVLIKGIRKDSEASYQDMQKKLKGRMEKEFRPEFLNRLDEIIVFRALGRDDLKAIVNMELSKVAKRLSEKGIQLTVTDEAKDYLIDKGSSTEYGARPLRRAIEQHLEDMLAEELLKGTFQGSDTLTVKIVEENGEKKLGFDAHSSAPVVATGPSS
- a CDS encoding Uma2 family endonuclease, with amino-acid sequence MSSITNAPPPAVHYPDSDGQPMADNTLQFEWIVTLQGNIDLMFRDRADVFVAGDHLIYPVEGTADVRQAPDVYVAFGRPKGHRGSYKVFEEDHVFPQVIFEVWSPGNRFSQMEDKRDFYERYGAEEYYIVYPEFPAHIDGWQRKEEQFERIADVNGYTSPRLGIRFELQRGNIAVYHPDGRRFLSYVELGALQHETQVRAQAAEQNAEQERQRAEQERQKAERLAARLRELGIDPDTL